A segment of the Gemmatimonadota bacterium genome:
CCCGTTCAGCGCGCTGATGTTGCGCAGCATGCGCTCGATGGTGCAGCTCGAGTACTGGGTGATGTGCGTGCCGGCCATGGTGCTGGACTGGTTGAGATCGCCATCGGTGAACAGCTTGAGCAGGCCGAAGAGGTTGCTGGTACCTGTGCCCGGCCGGGCAAAGTTGCCGCGCACCAGGACGATGCCGTAGAACTGGAATTGTCCCGTCCACTGGAGGTCTCCCTCGACCAGCAGGACGCCCTGACCCTCGCCGCCGGTGATTCTCATGTCGCCCGTGGCGTAGATGATGGGGAAGTGCGTGTGGCAGGGGTGGGTCGGGGTGGTGGGCGCTCCCCAGTTGTCATTGTCGTTGATGTTGCAGGCGCCGCCGGACACCAGGCTGGGCGCAGGGCTGACGGTGGTATTGCCGCTATAAGTCTTGTTGGCGAGCGAGATCAGGTCGGCCCACTCGAGGGGGCCTATGCTCAGGAAGTCCGCCTCGGTGAGCGCGGTATCCTGCTTGGTGGGGTTGGGCACGCCCAGGATCGCGCCGGAACCGAAAGTGGTCACCTCGGTCGAGTCCTTAGCCAGCACGCCGGGCACGCCGTTCAGGCCCGGGCAATCGGTGGCCGTGGTGAGCCAGGCCGGCGGAATAGCGTCGTTGCCGTTGATGGTCGCATTGCCGCCAATGGCCAGGGGCCCGAAGGTCTGGATGGCCGAGCGCTTGACCCCGCCGCCGAGCAGGGTGCGGGCCACCATGCCGACACGGCGCGTGGCGCCGGCGAGGGCGACGGGCGCGACGACTTTGCCCGTGGACTCGATCAAGTAGGTGCCGGTCACCACGTGACGGAGCCGGACCGTGTAGCTGACCGTGGCGCCGCCACTGCGGTAGGTGGCCGTGAGCAGGACACCGGAGGAGTCCAGGGCGAGGGGGTCGAGCTGGGTGCGCGTGAGCTGGCCAACGGCGTCGTTCAGCCCGCGCTCGGCGGCGAGGAACGCCTCGGTGGAGTAGCGGCTTGCCGTGCCGATGCGATCCTCCTGCGCCGAGGCGAAGAACCCGGCCACGACCAGGGCGCCGACCACCACGATGGCCAGCACGGCGGCGGCCAGTACGAACCCTTCCTCTCGAGCTTTGTCGCCGGGCTCCATCATCTCAGCTCCTGGGGGTGTTGCGCAGCAGCACATTAGCCTTCAGCGAGTCGGTGTAGGAGTTCCCGGTGAGTGCGGCCTGCGTAGTTTTGGCCCGCACTGTGATCTCGATGCGGGCGATGGTATCGCTGCCCAAGGTGACCTGTGCGCCATTGAATTTCAGGTAACGGAAGGCGAGGCCGCCTTCGGAAGGCTGCGCCAGCGGTCCGACCAGCGCCACGGCTGCGGTGGACGGCTCGTGCCGGCCGAGCACCCACTGCCCGTTGACGCTGAAGAGGCCGTAGGTCACGCGGGCGAAGGAGCGGACCTGGGCGCCACGGCGCAGGCTGTCCGCCACCGAGAGGGTGAGCCGCTGGGTGGGGAACGGCCCGAGGACCGAGTCGGCCAGGGAGATAGCAAGCCAAGTAGCGCACAGCCCACTGGGTACGGTGCCCACGGCCTGAATGTTGGCCTTCTTCCAGGCGTCGTCG
Coding sequences within it:
- a CDS encoding prepilin-type N-terminal cleavage/methylation domain-containing protein, with the protein product MSARSPGFTIVELLVVFVVGAIVVTAIFRTLTIQQDSYRHESAVIGVQQASRTALDLLGSEFRGLSSTRGDVVVTAAESLTVRAFRKLGFACNSTAGSTALDVWQLGEAFAVGDSVLYWADRDSASFRDDAWKKANIQAVGTVPSGLCATWLAISLADSVLGPFPTQRLTLSVADSLRRGAQVRSFARVTYGLFSVNGQWVLGRHEPSTAAVALVGPLAQPSEGGLAFRYLKFNGAQVTLGSDTIARIEITVRAKTTQAALTGNSYTDSLKANVLLRNTPRS